From the genome of Lysinibacter sp. HNR:
ATCCGCCTCATCTGAAATGGATGAGAGGGTGTCGCTGTTGTTTGGCTGCTGCCATCCCAGTTTGTCCCACGAAGCGCAACTTGCGCTATCGCTGAGGGCGGTGCTGGGTCTCACAACAGACCAGATTGCCAAGGCAACACTTGAGCCCTCATCGACGGTAGGACAGAGAATCACGCGAGCCAAGCGCAAGATCGGCGCCGCAGGGGTTCCATTGCGTATCCCGGAACCTGAAGACCGATCAGCACATCTGGATATTGTGCTTACCGTAATTAGTGTGATGTACGATTCTGCTCATCTGCGCCCCGGTGCAACTGCCGATGTCGACCGCAATTTGGCTGACGATGCGCTCTGGCTCGCTGAGGTGGTTGCCGCTACTCTGCCTTCTGAAGCCGAAGCGCATGGACTCTATGCATTACTACTTTTTCATCGAGCCAGGGAATCAGCTCGATCTGTCAATGGCGAGTTGGTTCCAATGATGCAGCAAGATCGCACGCATTGGGATTCGCGACTCATCGCCGCTGCCCATGACTCTCTCCTACAAGCAGCACACCTGCGCAACCCCGGCAGGTGGCAGATCCACGCTGCAATTGCCGCGTGTCATTCGGATGCGGCTCAGAATGAGTTGACCGATTGGGCGCAAATTCTCGCTCTGTACGACATGCTGTTGGCGTATGACAAATCACCAATCGTTCTACTGAACCGTGCAGTTGCACTTGCAGAAGTGACAACTCCGGCGATGGCACTTGCCGAGACCGAAAAACTTGAACCGCATTTGAAAAACTACCACCTCTGGCACGCTGTTCACGCAGAGTTCTTGGAGCGGCTTGGGAGGCGCATTGAAGCTCAAAAAGCAGCAGAAACCGCTCATACCATGACTATGAACAAGGCAGAACGAGCGCTACTCCTCGCACGACACAACACGCAGAGAAACGACTAGATTCTGCCCTGCACGTCCGCGGCTGCCAGGCGGGAGCAGTCCACGACTGCGAGCCTGAGCAACCCAACCCTGCGGCGCGGTACTGAGAGCGACATCGTTGACTACAGCGATAGTTGCTGACGGGTTCGCGTCGCCCTGTCCGAGAGTTTACCGTGCTGTAACGCGACGAGTTCGTAGAAATCGGGCGCATACTTCGGGTTACCACGCGACTTCAACAGGTCGTGGTCATTTACCTTGCAATCGCTCGGCAGCAGCGCCTTGTTCCCTGTCTAGGCCAGTAATTGTAAGGGTCTACCCCGCGCATCGGGAATCACCCGTAAGGCATCATGTGCCCGACCCTGATTTGCTTGTCTGCCCGACTAGCGAGGGTTGCTCCGTCTCCCGGCAGTGGATGAGAGCGTGTTTAGGTTCAGCGTCAGTAGCTCCCATTAGGCTAACTTCAAAGCGATTTCTCAAAGAAAAGAGTTAGCTGTGATTCAGGATCCTGATGGTTATCTTGGTGCACTTTGGGCAAAGTCAAGCACAAAATATGGTTATCGTACTTTATTAATAGAGCATTTTTTCGATACAGCTGCTGTCGGCGAAAAGATCTGGGATGAATTTTTATCTGAGAGTTTCAAACAAGAATGTGAAAAAATTAGTGGCGGAAAAGGCCGAAGGTTTTTTGCATTCCTGTGTGGTGCTCACGATCTAGGCAAAGCAGCACCGGATTTCCAAGGCCGATACAATCACCCTCACCTAATTTCAGCAGTGCAGCAAACAGGGCTTAACTGGAACTTTACCCTCCAGACCAAGCCACAAAACGCTTTTGTTCGCCATACTGAACTTGGAGCAAGCGTCTTTTACGAATTAGCCACGTTAGCGGGCTGGTCCAAGAAATCAGCGGACTGGGTGTCAACGCAATTCCTCGGACATCACGGCACATTTACCCATTACCCTCAGGCTGAAAGTATTCGTGAAGCACTGGGAACAGACCCCAACTGGATTACCGCTAGAAACCAACTCGTCTCCGAATTCGTGCGAGCTCTAGGCGCGTCTTCGCTAGGAGAAATCTGCCCGGCTATCCCCTCTCCACGACCCGCGTTTCAATTAGCGCTCTCAGGTTTTATTGTGATGGCTGACTGGATCGCTTCAAGCAACCACTTCCCGGGATCACACTCTTTAAAAAATGTTTCTTTTAGCAATAGCCAGAATAAAGCGGCTCAAGCATGGGAGCTTTTTCAATTCCGCAAACGCTGGCAACCTCAACAAAACAGCAGTGATCCGGTTAGCAATTTCACCGAGCGCTTTGGTTTTGCTCCACGCCCATTTCAGACTGCGGCCCTCGAACATTGTCAATCAATGAAACAACCCGGCTTGCTCGTCATTGAGGCCCCAATGGGAGAGGGTAAAACAGAAGTCGCACTTGCCTGCGCCGAAATCTTTGCCGCACGTTTTGATCTCAACGGCATCTATGTTGGCATGCCCACCCAAGCAACAAGCGACCCCATGTTTTCTAGAATTCTGTCATGGCTGGGAACTCAGAGCACGTCGGTGGCGGTAGCGTTGCTTCACGGCAAACGCGAGTCAAACCCGGAGTGGGTCGCTCTCTCTCAAAAACTGAAAATTCAGCAGTTAATGAGCGGCGAACACCATGACGATGATTATAACCCTAGCCAAACCTCCACCCATGAAGAACACAAAAAGAACGCAACGCCGCTAATAGAAGAGGTGCAGCAGTGGTTCCTCGGACCAGAACGCGGTCTTTTTGCACCAATCACTGTCGGCACAATTGACCAGATGCTTCGGGGCGCAGTCCGCATGAGACGAGTTTCGCTCATCCATGCGGGACTCGCTAATAAAGTGGTAATCCTCGACGAAGTTCACGCCTACTCGATTTTCATGCAGACAATTTTATGTCGAATTCTTGCGTGGTTGGGAGATGCCGGCATTCCGGTTATCTTATTATCCGCCACCCTGCCACCCCACTTACGCTCTAACTTTATGAACGCCTACACGAGCGGAAGAAGAAAACCTCGATCCAATTCATTTCTGAGCCAGAAAAAGCACGCCGAGCTAAAAGCGTCTACTATTGAAGACTCCGCTGAAGGGTATCCGCTCATTTCTTCGATTGAATTAGATGCCCACGATCACTCTTCTACACTCTCTCATCACAGTCACCCAACACAGCAACTCCGCGTTGTCCTACGCCCTGACCAATCCCCTAGCTCACCACCCAATGTTGGTGCTTTACTGCAAGAAGTTCTGAGCGATGGAGGCCGCGCCCTGGTTATTTGCAACACGGTGGCACGGGCCCAGGGCGTCTACGACAGCCTACGGGGTTTATTTAACGACAAAGAGTGTTTTCTTTTGCACTCTCGCTTCACCGCGGGGCATCGAGCAGAAAAAAGCGAACAGGCTCTCAAAACCCTCGGGAAAAACAATCCTGCTTCAACCGCTCGATATATTTTAGTTGCGACCCAGGTTGCTGAACAAAGTTTTGATATCGATGTTGATGTTTTAATCACCGACCTTGCCCCCATCGACTTAATACTCCAACGAGTCGGTCGAATGCACCGTCACAGAAAACGAGACCCGTATCGACCCCAAAAACTGCGAACTCCCACCGTATACGTCACAGGTTATTCCACAAAAAATAGCACAAACCATTCCGCAATCGAGAGCAGTCTTTCCGATTCAGAGCCTGGAGTTCCCGCTTTTCCCTACGGTGTTGACAAAATCTATTCTGCACCAGTTATGATGCGCACACTACTTCAACTGCGAGAAGCCTCTCAGCACAATGACTTAGTTATCCCACGTGACATTCCCGCCCTTGTCGCAGATGCCTATAGCGGGTTGAAAGATTCATCCGCTGATTCTTGGTTGTCCTCTCAAAGGCTACCAACGCCGTGGAAAAAGGAATGCAGCAGCCTTAGAGAGACACGACAAAAAATTGATCAACTCTCCGCGGCACTCGCAGAAAATAATCTCATCCATGTGCCCTCCAAAGAAACCCTCATAGGCCTACACAGTAACTATGAGAACTTTGCGTCAGAAAGCGTGGTGGATTCTCTGGTTCGTGAGGGAGAGATGGCGGTTGAGGTGCACCTTTTAGTACGCAAAGAGAATGACCTCCTCACCCTCAATAACACTCCAGTGGTTAAAGACGGCACCGTAGTTGACGAACTTGCTGATAACCCTGATCTCATCGACGAGATCATTGCCGCGGGAATCCGCCTGCCCTCATGGCCATGCTATAAGTCATCGTTAGGCGCAAAACTCAACCGGGATTCGTGTGAATGCTCAGGCTGCAAGAACACCCAAGCTGCTTATGCAATTAGCCCACGCCTCGAATTTAGCGTTGCTCCACGCCTCAAAAATCTGCGTGTTATTGAGCTCGACCCGCAAGACTTGTCCTTCTCCATTGGCACCAAAAAGTTGAGGTACGACCCGGAGCGAGGTTTACAAGACATCACTCCGAGTCGCAGCAATCCCCGCAAAGTGCGGGGCTGACTATAACTTCCGTTCTCAAAGTTCCAATAAATACGGAAGATCTCTATGAAACAGAGCAACTCCAGTCTAGCCCGCTCCATCGCGAGAACATTAAATAAATTTTTAAGTTCCAATAAATAGTTGCTTTAAAAAATTTCCTCACTAAGCTAATGAATATTGATAGAAACCTTTTCGCTAAATCTTTAGGGCAAACCACTCAAACTCTTCGAATGAGAAGGAGAAGACTATGAATACAAATGGTCTCGCGGGAGCAGAGAGCTTCTCTTTAATAACTTCCCCGCTCATACCCGTCCACTACACGAACTGTGACCAGATAAACAACATTAGCTTGAAGCAGTTGCTGAGCGATGCACACCTGATCGAACGAATCGCCAAACCCGAAATGGAAGAAATCGCTCTGTTGCGACAAATTCTCCTCCCGCTTGTGATTGATATTTTGGGTAGTTTCAACACTGACGACGAATGGAAAGACCAGTGGAATATTGGGCATTTTGACAAGGTTGGGATTCGTGAGTATTTCACAGAGTGTGCTGATTTATTCTTTTTGTTTGATAAAGAAAAGCCCTTTGGTCAGGTTGCCGACTTAGAATCGACCAGCGAAAAAACTAAACCGTCTCAGGTTTTGCTTCCTTCACTTCCCAGCGGAAATAATGTTCCCTTATTTGTGCCGATTCACGACGGTCTCAGCGCAAAGCTCACACCCAGCGAGGCGTTTTTCTCATTGCTCATCACTCAGTCATGGGCAGTCGCTGGGATCGCCACCGGCATGAAGAACGACCCCCTCGTAAAAGCTGGCAAAACAACAGGAAACAGAATTCCCCCCACCGCTTCAATCGGTTTAGTCATCCCTTTAGGCAGAAACCTCTTCGAAACGATAATGCTTTCTCTCGTGGTAAGCGCTGGTGACTTGCCCGACTCAGACGATGCGCCCAGTTGGCGTTCCTCCAGTTCATCAACGGCAACGTGGAGCGAGCGCCCTGCCGTTGGCATACGTGACTACCTCAGCTATCCTTCACGTCGTATCCGATTGTTTCCAGAAATCACCGAAGGCGGAGCACTCATTGTCGAACGAGTGCTCCTCGGCGCTGGCGACCGCCTACCTTTTATTAACCCCAACTATGAACCACACGCAATGTGGCGGAAAAATAGCAGCAAAAGTAATACTCAAGTAACACATTTCCCCCTCCGGCACCGTTCTGATCGTGAGAGCTGGCAGGGGCTTGCCTCCCTTCTCGCTGTTTCTGAACGAAAAGAAACTGAGCTCATGACTACCTCGACTCTCCGCCAGATTGCCAGATTTCGCCAGACAGGAGTCATCGAGTCAACTTATCCGCTCAAGGTTCTGCTCCTTGGCGTTGAATACGGCACTCAAAACGCAGTAATTGAAAACCTAATTGTTGATGAAATTCCACTTCCGGTAACAGCTCTTGCTGAAGAAAGTGCAATACGAGAATTTCTCGAAAAGATTGTTCAGCAGTCCGAAAATGTACGGAACCACCTCAACCATTTACAAAAAAGAATCCTTGAGGCTTCAAAGACCAGGCAGGAGTGGGACAAAGGGTCTTGGGCGGGGGAACAGTTTATTCAATCCATAAGCGTTCAAGTCATGCGGATTCTTTCCATTCTCACAAATCGTCCAGAAAACATCAATGAGATACAAGAGATTTGGGCCGTTGGTGCTCGCAAGTTGGCTCTTGACGCCGGTAAAAAACTAATCGCAAAAGCTCTGCAATCGCCAACCGCCTGGCACACAGACAAGACGGATCACAACGGAAAGTCTAAGCTAACCCCCAACATCCCAATGGCCGATGTTTTCTTTAGAAGTGCCATCCACAAAGAATTCCCTCGCCCCCAAGAACTTCAAAGCACTGACACATATTCAATAACCGCAGCAGAAGGAGCCGACCATGTCTGAACAAACCGATAGTTCCGTCCACGATGGCGACCAGCCACAAAAAATGTGGAACAGATACTGGAAACAACATGCTCACCTCAAGGAGGGCATGGGCTTGGTTCCACCGGGTGAACACCTGGCGGCTCTCCGCAAGGGTGCCTACCGAGAGCCCTGGACAGTTCCTGATATGTGGCCTTTTCTCACAGAAGTTTCCTACAGTTCCAATGGGCTTGTTCCAGAACGCATAAAACGACAAGAATGGGCGGAGCACACCGCACTCGTTCTTTACGGTTTTCACCAACAGTCGCAGAGCGAATCAATGCACACCAACCAATACGGGCACTCTCTGGGTAGGGCCATGCGTCAACTATTTGATGTCGACAATGACCCAGACAATATTATGGACTCCGCGATGGGGCGAAGAGTACGAGAGCTCTTTTTCGCTACCAGTATGCCTCAGCTATTTCGACAGATTTTAACCTTCACCCAGCTTTTTACCGCCAGTGGGCAAAATCTCAAGCTCAATTACAACGTTCTATTCGATGACCTTGTGCAGTGGCAGCAGCCTAATAAAAGAGACTCGGTTCGATCAAGATGGGGTCGAGACTTTTACGCCACACCAGCTAAATCCAAATAACCAAGCAGTAATCAACTCACCACAGAAAGAAATAATCATGAACAACGTCTATATCGATATCCATACAATTCATACCGTTCCTCCCAGCAATATGAATCGTGATGACACCGGCAACCCCAAAGAAGCAGTCTATGGTGGCGTAAATCGGGCCCGCGTCTCGTCCCAGTCAAAAAAACGAGCAACTCGCACCTACTTCGCTGAGGGCCGGGTCGATACAGAAAAAGACGCAACTCGCACCAGACGGCTTCCCAAGGTGGTGCAAGAACGTCTTGTGTCCCTACTCGAAATGGAGCCTGAAGCGTCTAAAAAACTTGCTGACCTCATCATCAACACTCTTAAAAATCAAAAAGCAAAACCACTTAAAAGAGACCCAAAAGATAACGACCAGCTCACCTACGCTTTTTTCTACGGCCAATCACAAATCGATTCCTGGATTAACAACCATAAAGATTCGCTTCTTGACTACGCTAAAAATGGGAACTTAGAGGGCGATAAAGGGCAGGCAGAGTTTGATAAACAATTCCGTTTTGAAGATGCTTTTACCACGGGGCACCCTGCTCACGTAGCCCTTTTTGGTCGGATGATAGCAGATATACCGAATCTCAATGTTGATGCCGCCGTCCAAGTGGCACACTCACTTTCAACGCATGCAGTTCAAAATCAATTTGATTACTTCACCGCGGTTGATGACCAAAACACGAACGAAGAAACCGGTTCTAGCATGATTGGCAGCGTTGCATTCAACTCAGCAACCCTATACAACTTCGCAAGTATCTCTCTCCAAGACTTGCGCGAGAACCTGGACGGCGATCTCAACGCAACCAAATCATCCATCCTCAAATTCATCGAATCATTCGCAAAAAGCATGCCCAGCGGACACCGAAATTCCTTCGCTCACAGCACCCGCCCCAGTTTGGTCACTGTAATAATTCGAAGCGACCAGCCGGTTAACTTCGTGAACGCTTTTGAGGAGCCCGTGCCAACACAGACCAAAGAGGGAATGGAGTCAATTTCGATCCAAAAGTTAGCACAAGAAATTAATCAAGAATCAAACCGCTGGGGAGATAAGCCAATCGCCACAATCTCAACCTATAAAGAACACGACGCCCACGCTTTCGAACTCACTGAGGCGTTTGGAGAGTCGCTGACTTTTCCGAAATTTCTTGAGGAAATCGATAACACACTAGACGCACAGCTCGGAGGCCACTGATGTCCCAGCAACACAATCCGATACTCGTGTTGCGTCTCCGAGGGCCGCTGCAATCCTGGGGAATTTCGAGCCAGTTCAATCGACGCACCACAGAAAACGTGCCTTCGAAATCAGGAATTATTGGTCTGTTAGCCGCGGCCGAAGGACGTCAACGAACAGCTTCGATTGATGACCTTCTCGAGCTAAAAATTGGCGTCAGAATCGATGCCCCTGGAACTCAGCTTCGCGACTATCACACGGTGGCAAACTTTGACGGAAGCAATCTATTGATCTCTGACGTCAACGCCCAGGGGCACCAAAAGCGGGGAGACAGCAAAAAACAAACTCTCGTTACAAAACGCTACTACCTGCAGGACGCCGAGTTTATTGTTGCGATTCAGGGCAACGAGCAGCTGATGGAAAAGTTGGCCTACGCGGTAGAACACCCCAGGTTTCCCCTTGCCCTCGGACGGCGCTCCTGCATCCCAACCGGAAGGCTACTCGAATGCAACGAGAACGGGCAAAAACTGTGGCGAGGAATGTCGCTAAGAGAAGCGTTATCCGCGGTTAACTGGCGCAAAAAACCGGGTGTTTCTGAACCCTACCGACTCCCCGTAATTCTTGATGAATCTAGCGATTCCATTAAAGACGGGATGCTCGATTCAATTACAGACGTTCCGGTTTCATTTGATCCACATAAACGCGGCTTCACATCACGAACAGTACGACATATTTGGGTAACGCCACCCGGATTATCACCCGAAGCCGAAAAGAATCGCATGATGTCTGACCCATTCTCACTATTAGGAGCAGAATAAGTGTCTTACCTATCAAAAGTATTTATCAATCCTCGGCGTAAAGCTGGGCTACGCTACATTTCAAACCCTCAAGCCACTCATGCCGCAATTATGCAGGCATTCCCACCGGAGACCGAGATTGGCCGCCCCCTGTGGAGACTTGAAAAAGAAGGCACAAGAGCTCATCTTTTGGTTTTGAGCAACTTACGACCAGACTGGTCACACATCACAGAAGAAGCCGGGTGGGGAGACGCTGAAGGTGCACAAGCGAAAATAGCGAGCTACCAGCCCCTTATCGATTTAATTTCTCGCGGTCGAGAGTTTCACTTTAAAACAACGGTAAACCCCGTACACAGCACCACAAGCCCCCAGGGCAAATACGCTAAAGAAGCTGCCACCAAAACAGCGCTAAACACTCCTGAAGGCAAGCGCCCAAGGGGAACCGTTGTTCCCCATAAAACGGTGGCCCATCAGACAAAATGGTTTCAAGACCGAGTTGAAAGATGGGGTTTTGAATTATCACCGTTGAACTCAAACACAAGTTCTCCCGCAGGCAAAGCGTTTACCCTGACTAACAGAAACGTACTCAAATTCAAGCACACAAAAGGGTCTCAAATAACCCTGAACACGGCCACGTTTGAGGGGTTAATCCGCATTTCCGACCCAGAGGTTGCACTCAACTCACTACTAAACGGAGTTGGTCAAGGCAAAGCCTACGGTTGTGGTTTAATCACGCTGACTGAACCTCAATGATTGATCTCTTCACCATTGAAGAAGGTACCCATTGAATTGGCTTTCAAGGCCGAACCTAACCCATAAATTACAAAAGTCATACGAAATAAGGTGAATTTTATATCTACAAAATAATCATAAGCAAAAACAAAAATACTATTTGCATACATGCAGGACGGAGTTTGAAAGTAACAAAAAACCCAACTTAATCATTTTAAATACCTGATCAGGAAGTATCAGCCCCGCACACGCGAGGATCATCCTCTGCTTTGGACACCGGCAGCGGAGTACCCGACATCAGCCCCGCACACGCGAGGATCATCCCATACTGCCGCACAGCAGTACCGGGTCAACAAGATCAGCCCCGCACACGCGAGGATCATCCCATGCCCTCCCACTTGAGCGTCACGTCGCCCCGATCAGCCCCGCACACGCGAGGATCATCCATTCGGGCGGAAAATTCTTTCCACACCTCACCCGATCAGCCCCGCACACGCGAGGATCATCCACTGGGTGGCGTGGTTGGCCCTGCCGCGCGCGGGATCAGCCCCGCACACGCGAGGATCATCCGCTCCCCGCACGTCTTGACAGGCAAGCCGAGGTATCAGCCCCGCACACGCGAGGATCATCCCACTCTTGCGGGGAGATGACAAAACCCCCTGGAATCAGCCCCGCACACGCGAGGATCATCCACGCGTCACGACCGGCCACCCCCTCGGTGGTGCAATCAGCCCCGCACACGCGAGGATCATCCGTAGCACTATCAAATCAAGTGCAGCCCGTAGTAATCAGCCCCGCACACGCGAGGATCATCCGACCACGAAATGACCTGAATGCATGGCCCGGTAATCAGCCCCGCACACGCGAGGATCATCCCAATGAAGGTAAGAGCAATCATAAAACCCGGGCATCAGCCCCGCACACGCGAGGATCATCCCGGTCTGTTTGCCGTCGGTGATGATCAGGACGTATCAGCCCCGCACACGCGAGGATCATCCCGTCGCGCGGCTATCCACGCACCCGCACCCGTCATCAGCCCCGCACACGCGAGGATCATCCCGCGCAGCGCTCATCGAGGCGCTAGACGGGATCATCAGCCCCGCACACGCGAGGATCATCCGGATACGCAATGGGATATAACCCCGCTACTACCATCAGCCCCGCACACGCGAGGATCATCCGGCGCGCGCCTCAGCTCTACTGCCAGAGAGTCCATCAGCCCCGCACACGCGAGGATCATCCTTTGTGGATGAGGGCGTTTCTATCGTGGGTGATATCAGCCCCGCACACGCGAGGATCATCCCATTTTGTGGCGTTGACCTTTTTCCACACCGCTATCAGCCCCGCACACGCGAGGATCATCCGGCGATGCAGCGCGGCTTCCTCAAAAACTCCGCATCAGCCCCGCACACGCGAGGATCATCCCTCATAGCGACCATCCCGGTCAAT
Proteins encoded in this window:
- a CDS encoding DUF6596 domain-containing protein, yielding MNDRKMASGTSASDAILSRTVRQETAKIVSSLSRSFGSLDVAEDAAASAIEEALGHWRVHGVPPRPGAWLMTAARHNAIDAVRRTQRYRDALSKVESSDSIQSASSEMDERVSLLFGCCHPSLSHEAQLALSLRAVLGLTTDQIAKATLEPSSTVGQRITRAKRKIGAAGVPLRIPEPEDRSAHLDIVLTVISVMYDSAHLRPGATADVDRNLADDALWLAEVVAATLPSEAEAHGLYALLLFHRARESARSVNGELVPMMQQDRTHWDSRLIAAAHDSLLQAAHLRNPGRWQIHAAIAACHSDAAQNELTDWAQILALYDMLLAYDKSPIVLLNRAVALAEVTTPAMALAETEKLEPHLKNYHLWHAVHAEFLERLGRRIEAQKAAETAHTMTMNKAERALLLARHNTQRND
- the cas3 gene encoding CRISPR-associated helicase Cas3' codes for the protein MIQDPDGYLGALWAKSSTKYGYRTLLIEHFFDTAAVGEKIWDEFLSESFKQECEKISGGKGRRFFAFLCGAHDLGKAAPDFQGRYNHPHLISAVQQTGLNWNFTLQTKPQNAFVRHTELGASVFYELATLAGWSKKSADWVSTQFLGHHGTFTHYPQAESIREALGTDPNWITARNQLVSEFVRALGASSLGEICPAIPSPRPAFQLALSGFIVMADWIASSNHFPGSHSLKNVSFSNSQNKAAQAWELFQFRKRWQPQQNSSDPVSNFTERFGFAPRPFQTAALEHCQSMKQPGLLVIEAPMGEGKTEVALACAEIFAARFDLNGIYVGMPTQATSDPMFSRILSWLGTQSTSVAVALLHGKRESNPEWVALSQKLKIQQLMSGEHHDDDYNPSQTSTHEEHKKNATPLIEEVQQWFLGPERGLFAPITVGTIDQMLRGAVRMRRVSLIHAGLANKVVILDEVHAYSIFMQTILCRILAWLGDAGIPVILLSATLPPHLRSNFMNAYTSGRRKPRSNSFLSQKKHAELKASTIEDSAEGYPLISSIELDAHDHSSTLSHHSHPTQQLRVVLRPDQSPSSPPNVGALLQEVLSDGGRALVICNTVARAQGVYDSLRGLFNDKECFLLHSRFTAGHRAEKSEQALKTLGKNNPASTARYILVATQVAEQSFDIDVDVLITDLAPIDLILQRVGRMHRHRKRDPYRPQKLRTPTVYVTGYSTKNSTNHSAIESSLSDSEPGVPAFPYGVDKIYSAPVMMRTLLQLREASQHNDLVIPRDIPALVADAYSGLKDSSADSWLSSQRLPTPWKKECSSLRETRQKIDQLSAALAENNLIHVPSKETLIGLHSNYENFASESVVDSLVREGEMAVEVHLLVRKENDLLTLNNTPVVKDGTVVDELADNPDLIDEIIAAGIRLPSWPCYKSSLGAKLNRDSCECSGCKNTQAAYAISPRLEFSVAPRLKNLRVIELDPQDLSFSIGTKKLRYDPERGLQDITPSRSNPRKVRG
- the casA gene encoding type I-E CRISPR-associated protein Cse1/CasA; amino-acid sequence: MNTNGLAGAESFSLITSPLIPVHYTNCDQINNISLKQLLSDAHLIERIAKPEMEEIALLRQILLPLVIDILGSFNTDDEWKDQWNIGHFDKVGIREYFTECADLFFLFDKEKPFGQVADLESTSEKTKPSQVLLPSLPSGNNVPLFVPIHDGLSAKLTPSEAFFSLLITQSWAVAGIATGMKNDPLVKAGKTTGNRIPPTASIGLVIPLGRNLFETIMLSLVVSAGDLPDSDDAPSWRSSSSSTATWSERPAVGIRDYLSYPSRRIRLFPEITEGGALIVERVLLGAGDRLPFINPNYEPHAMWRKNSSKSNTQVTHFPLRHRSDRESWQGLASLLAVSERKETELMTTSTLRQIARFRQTGVIESTYPLKVLLLGVEYGTQNAVIENLIVDEIPLPVTALAEESAIREFLEKIVQQSENVRNHLNHLQKRILEASKTRQEWDKGSWAGEQFIQSISVQVMRILSILTNRPENINEIQEIWAVGARKLALDAGKKLIAKALQSPTAWHTDKTDHNGKSKLTPNIPMADVFFRSAIHKEFPRPQELQSTDTYSITAAEGADHV
- the casB gene encoding type I-E CRISPR-associated protein Cse2/CasB encodes the protein MSEQTDSSVHDGDQPQKMWNRYWKQHAHLKEGMGLVPPGEHLAALRKGAYREPWTVPDMWPFLTEVSYSSNGLVPERIKRQEWAEHTALVLYGFHQQSQSESMHTNQYGHSLGRAMRQLFDVDNDPDNIMDSAMGRRVRELFFATSMPQLFRQILTFTQLFTASGQNLKLNYNVLFDDLVQWQQPNKRDSVRSRWGRDFYATPAKSK
- the cas7e gene encoding type I-E CRISPR-associated protein Cas7/Cse4/CasC, translating into MNNVYIDIHTIHTVPPSNMNRDDTGNPKEAVYGGVNRARVSSQSKKRATRTYFAEGRVDTEKDATRTRRLPKVVQERLVSLLEMEPEASKKLADLIINTLKNQKAKPLKRDPKDNDQLTYAFFYGQSQIDSWINNHKDSLLDYAKNGNLEGDKGQAEFDKQFRFEDAFTTGHPAHVALFGRMIADIPNLNVDAAVQVAHSLSTHAVQNQFDYFTAVDDQNTNEETGSSMIGSVAFNSATLYNFASISLQDLRENLDGDLNATKSSILKFIESFAKSMPSGHRNSFAHSTRPSLVTVIIRSDQPVNFVNAFEEPVPTQTKEGMESISIQKLAQEINQESNRWGDKPIATISTYKEHDAHAFELTEAFGESLTFPKFLEEIDNTLDAQLGGH
- the cas5e gene encoding type I-E CRISPR-associated protein Cas5/CasD, translated to MSQQHNPILVLRLRGPLQSWGISSQFNRRTTENVPSKSGIIGLLAAAEGRQRTASIDDLLELKIGVRIDAPGTQLRDYHTVANFDGSNLLISDVNAQGHQKRGDSKKQTLVTKRYYLQDAEFIVAIQGNEQLMEKLAYAVEHPRFPLALGRRSCIPTGRLLECNENGQKLWRGMSLREALSAVNWRKKPGVSEPYRLPVILDESSDSIKDGMLDSITDVPVSFDPHKRGFTSRTVRHIWVTPPGLSPEAEKNRMMSDPFSLLGAE
- the cas6e gene encoding type I-E CRISPR-associated protein Cas6/Cse3/CasE gives rise to the protein MSYLSKVFINPRRKAGLRYISNPQATHAAIMQAFPPETEIGRPLWRLEKEGTRAHLLVLSNLRPDWSHITEEAGWGDAEGAQAKIASYQPLIDLISRGREFHFKTTVNPVHSTTSPQGKYAKEAATKTALNTPEGKRPRGTVVPHKTVAHQTKWFQDRVERWGFELSPLNSNTSSPAGKAFTLTNRNVLKFKHTKGSQITLNTATFEGLIRISDPEVALNSLLNGVGQGKAYGCGLITLTEPQ